A window from Bacteroidota bacterium encodes these proteins:
- a CDS encoding DUF1736 domain-containing protein produces the protein MAKQKPKNISQQKKQAQPFAPALASVQPLSPLKTFFHQSVFIVLVGFAIYWNSFNNKYALDDDIVMRLNEYVQQGFSGIGKIMSTDSYDSFFRSMGSAGELQGGRYRPLSIVTFAIEQQLFGDCYGNRYTEASDSLRALQQNPSPATVGIINRLIGEKAQIENKIGQAHEAIAKPRHITSVVLYIFSVVLLLWLLRDYIFKYANLKFIHPHDLAFLTSIIFLVHPIHTEVVSNVKSRDEILSFLFIVLAFIFVFKNEEKKETKTLALGMLFYFLALLSKEWAITLVALIPLALYIFRKQTLWQTIKTSLPYFAVAAFYMILRYKFVGAGRQGEITEVLNNPYVYANPTQKLATEIFVLVKYLRLLIFPHPLSADYSWKTIPYNTFGDGLVWLSIFVHTGIVFYLLKFIKEKHWLGFAIAFYLFHLFLVSNLAMPIGATMGERLIYHSSLGFAMAAAFFLLWLLEKMKLTFTIKPWAYIALVILLVIPMGFKTIERNPNWETDNILFTHDAWVVPNSVLANGNAGKAFIEGAQKDSTHRLAMLDSAIYHLDKAVTLHPKYVNGYLNLGLAWFQKKDLDKAEYYWNMARRYFPTHPFFRQSYDPALVGAFIERAKQEGRKGNLPLAIQFIARALKYDSLNAETWYHYGGANFQIGNLNEAYRGFTKSLQLNPNNTEARSGFEALKARMQQMQQPVNGKQ, from the coding sequence ATGGCAAAGCAGAAACCTAAAAATATTTCCCAGCAGAAAAAACAAGCGCAGCCGTTTGCTCCTGCGCTTGCGTCCGTTCAGCCGCTTTCTCCGCTGAAGACCTTTTTTCACCAGTCGGTTTTCATTGTGCTGGTGGGTTTTGCCATTTACTGGAATTCCTTCAACAATAAATACGCGCTTGATGACGACATTGTGATGCGCCTGAATGAATATGTGCAGCAGGGATTTTCGGGCATCGGAAAAATAATGAGCACCGATTCGTACGATAGTTTTTTCCGCTCCATGGGTTCGGCAGGCGAACTGCAGGGAGGAAGATACCGCCCGCTCTCCATTGTTACGTTTGCCATTGAACAGCAACTGTTCGGTGACTGCTACGGAAACCGCTATACCGAAGCGAGCGATTCGCTGCGCGCGCTTCAGCAAAATCCCAGCCCGGCAACCGTGGGAATCATCAACCGCCTCATAGGAGAAAAGGCGCAGATAGAAAATAAAATCGGGCAGGCGCACGAAGCCATTGCCAAGCCCCGCCATATCACGAGCGTGGTACTGTATATTTTTTCGGTGGTGCTTTTGCTCTGGCTGCTGCGCGATTATATTTTCAAATATGCCAACCTGAAATTCATTCACCCGCACGATTTGGCTTTTCTCACGTCCATAATTTTTCTTGTGCATCCCATTCACACCGAAGTGGTATCGAACGTAAAAAGCCGCGATGAAATTCTTTCGTTCCTTTTTATTGTGCTCGCTTTTATTTTTGTTTTCAAAAACGAAGAGAAAAAAGAAACCAAAACGCTCGCGCTCGGAATGCTTTTTTATTTTCTTGCACTGCTTTCAAAAGAATGGGCAATTACGCTGGTGGCGCTGATTCCGCTGGCACTTTATATTTTCAGAAAGCAAACCCTCTGGCAAACCATAAAAACTTCTCTTCCTTATTTTGCGGTGGCGGCATTTTACATGATTCTCCGCTATAAATTTGTGGGCGCAGGCAGGCAGGGAGAAATCACCGAAGTGCTGAACAATCCGTATGTGTATGCAAACCCCACTCAGAAACTCGCCACTGAAATTTTTGTTCTCGTAAAATATCTGCGCCTGCTGATTTTTCCACATCCGCTCTCTGCCGATTATTCGTGGAAGACAATTCCCTACAATACTTTTGGCGATGGGCTGGTGTGGCTTTCCATTTTCGTTCACACAGGAATTGTTTTTTACCTGTTAAAGTTTATTAAAGAAAAACACTGGCTCGGCTTTGCCATTGCGTTTTATCTCTTTCATCTTTTTCTTGTTTCCAATCTTGCCATGCCCATTGGCGCCACCATGGGCGAGCGGCTGATTTACCATTCATCGCTCGGCTTTGCAATGGCGGCAGCATTTTTTCTGCTATGGCTTCTTGAAAAAATGAAACTCACATTCACCATAAAGCCCTGGGCATATATTGCGCTGGTGATTTTGCTGGTGATTCCCATGGGATTCAAAACCATTGAGCGCAACCCGAACTGGGAAACCGACAACATTCTTTTCACGCACGATGCATGGGTGGTGCCCAACAGCGTGCTGGCAAACGGCAACGCGGGCAAAGCATTTATTGAAGGCGCGCAGAAAGACAGCACGCACCGCCTTGCCATGCTCGACTCGGCAATTTATCATCTTGACAAAGCCGTTACGCTTCATCCTAAATATGTGAACGGATATCTGAATCTCGGGCTCGCCTGGTTTCAGAAAAAAGATTTGGACAAAGCCGAATATTACTGGAACATGGCGCGCAGGTATTTTCCAACGCATCCGTTCTTCCGCCAATCCTACGACCCTGCGCTGGTGGGCGCATTCATTGAGCGCGCAAAACAGGAAGGAAGAAAAGGAAATCTTCCGCTGGCAATTCAGTTCATTGCGCGCGCGCTGAAGTACGATAGTTTGAATGCCGAAACCTGGTACCACTATGGCGGAGCGAATTTTCAAATCGGAAACCTGAACGAAGCGTACCGCGGATTTACCAAATCGCTTCAACTGAATCCCAACAACACGGAAGCGCGCAGCGGCTTTGAAGCGCTGAAGGCGAGAATGCAGCAGATGCAGCAGCCGGTGAATGGTAAACAGTAA
- the pyrF gene encoding orotidine-5'-phosphate decarboxylase has product MTREQLYENIKSKKSFLCIGLDTDLKKIPKHLHKSSDPIFEFNKQIIDATHDLCVAYKPNIAFYESIGSAGWESLEKTADYLKNFKDIFTIADAKRGDIGNTSSMYAQAFFGSMDFDSITVAPYMGEDSVTPFLQYEGKWVILLALTSNKGANDFQTENNLYKTVLKKSQQWGNAHNMMYVVGATRAEMLADVRKIVPEHFLLVPGVGAQGGSLQEVATFGMNKQCGLLVNSSRNIIYASDKENFATKAREEAMKTQKEMSSLL; this is encoded by the coding sequence GTGACGCGAGAACAACTTTACGAAAACATAAAAAGCAAAAAATCTTTCCTCTGCATCGGGCTCGATACCGACCTGAAAAAAATTCCCAAGCACCTTCACAAATCTTCCGACCCGATTTTTGAATTCAACAAACAAATCATTGACGCTACTCACGATTTATGCGTGGCATACAAACCGAATATTGCCTTCTATGAATCTATCGGAAGCGCAGGATGGGAATCACTGGAAAAAACTGCTGACTATTTAAAAAACTTCAAAGATATTTTTACGATTGCAGATGCCAAGCGCGGTGACATCGGCAATACTTCCTCTATGTACGCGCAGGCATTTTTCGGTTCTATGGATTTTGATTCTATCACCGTTGCTCCATATATGGGCGAAGATTCCGTAACTCCGTTCTTGCAGTACGAAGGCAAGTGGGTGATTTTGCTTGCGCTTACTTCTAATAAAGGAGCGAATGATTTTCAAACTGAAAATAATTTATACAAAACCGTTCTGAAAAAATCTCAACAATGGGGAAATGCCCATAACATGATGTATGTAGTTGGCGCAACGCGAGCGGAAATGCTGGCTGATGTAAGAAAAATTGTCCCCGAACATTTTTTATTGGTGCCGGGTGTTGGCGCGCAGGGCGGAAGTTTACAAGAGGTTGCCACATTCGGAATGAACAAGCAATGCGGACTTCTCGTAAACTCTTCCCGAAATATTATTTACGCGAGCGACAAAGAAAATTTTGCAACCAAAGCAAGAGAAGAAGCAATGAAGACGCAGAAGGAGATGTCTTCCTTATTATAG
- a CDS encoding T9SS type A sorting domain-containing protein: MKKLYPLLFIAVVTLSGVEGTFTASAQLVYKDVAGIFYNRCTVCHHNGGGAPFSMMDYSETSPWCPQIKADLNSGKMPVWPPDTTYTRFLHERIITTSEKATILQWITDGCQGGDTTKAPAAPVYTKIQLYGTPSLILKIPTFTSNASSADAYDCFALATGLTQDRYLRAFEIIPGNPAIVHHVVVSVDTTGTVTDNTSGTCYNQPGQFGIGGYAPGAGPTVFPGVAPLKMGMRIKAGSKLVLQIHYPVGSGGKQDSTQIRLYFYPTSTTGIRETYSTVFLQNWSLFIPANTTQTFTAKYPSSGGLTAALSLYSAFPHCHEVCTSLVNYADNGTNTIPLIRENKWDFKWQGYYTYKYLVKVPVGYTLRSSHVYDNTTANPNNPNSPPQLVTAGQTTKDEMLFDAFMWMYYQNGDENIDIGGLLANDSLLNPPPTSVNEFYFASGLTSFAYPNPFADKIHIGYQLRNSSRVTVEVYTIFGSKVKTLLSKDVKAGANDVEWNGTNDEGVKVPDGIYFYVIRAGKSENSGKIVLMPR, encoded by the coding sequence ATGAAAAAACTTTACCCCCTCTTATTCATCGCAGTTGTCACCCTGAGCGGAGTCGAAGGGACTTTCACTGCCAGCGCACAATTAGTTTATAAAGACGTTGCCGGAATTTTTTACAACCGCTGCACCGTGTGCCACCACAATGGTGGAGGCGCGCCTTTCTCCATGATGGATTATTCGGAGACCTCTCCTTGGTGCCCGCAGATTAAAGCCGATTTGAACAGCGGCAAAATGCCGGTGTGGCCGCCCGACACAACGTACACGCGCTTTCTTCACGAGCGCATTATCACCACTTCTGAAAAGGCAACCATTCTTCAATGGATAACCGATGGATGCCAGGGAGGAGATACTACCAAAGCGCCTGCTGCGCCTGTGTATACAAAAATCCAACTTTACGGAACTCCGAGTTTGATACTGAAGATTCCCACCTTCACCAGCAATGCCAGTTCTGCCGATGCGTATGATTGTTTTGCGCTTGCCACCGGTTTGACGCAAGACAGGTATTTGCGCGCGTTTGAAATTATTCCGGGAAACCCGGCCATTGTGCACCACGTGGTGGTTTCGGTGGATACAACCGGAACGGTTACCGATAACACTTCCGGCACTTGCTATAATCAGCCGGGACAATTTGGAATAGGAGGATATGCTCCCGGTGCAGGACCCACTGTTTTTCCCGGAGTTGCTCCGCTGAAAATGGGAATGCGCATAAAGGCGGGCTCTAAACTTGTGCTGCAAATTCATTACCCGGTGGGCAGCGGAGGAAAACAAGACAGCACGCAAATACGTTTATACTTTTATCCCACTAGCACCACCGGCATCCGCGAAACTTACAGCACGGTATTTTTGCAGAACTGGTCGCTGTTTATTCCTGCCAACACCACGCAGACATTCACTGCAAAATATCCTTCGAGCGGTGGCTTGACGGCTGCGCTTTCGTTGTATTCTGCTTTTCCGCATTGCCACGAAGTGTGCACCAGTTTGGTGAATTATGCCGACAACGGAACAAATACAATTCCGCTCATTCGCGAAAACAAATGGGATTTCAAATGGCAGGGATATTATACTTATAAGTATTTGGTAAAAGTTCCTGTGGGATATACGTTGCGTTCGTCTCACGTTTACGATAACACTACGGCAAACCCTAACAATCCGAATAGCCCTCCGCAATTGGTTACTGCCGGGCAAACCACAAAAGATGAAATGTTGTTTGATGCATTCATGTGGATGTATTACCAGAATGGCGATGAAAATATTGACATAGGCGGATTGCTGGCGAATGATTCCTTGCTGAATCCTCCTCCCACCTCTGTGAATGAATTTTATTTTGCTTCCGGCCTTACTTCGTTTGCTTACCCGAATCCGTTTGCCGATAAAATTCATATCGGCTACCAGTTGAGAAACTCTTCCAGAGTTACGGTGGAAGTTTATACTATTTTCGGAAGCAAAGTAAAAACTCTTCTTAGCAAAGATGTGAAAGCAGGCGCCAATGATGTGGAATGGAACGGAACGAACGATGAAGGAGTAAAAGTTCCCGATGGAATTTATTTTTACGTTATCCGTGCGGGGAAATCGGAGAACAGCGGAAAAATTGTTTTAATGCCGAGATAA
- a CDS encoding T9SS type A sorting domain-containing protein — MKKLFSFVFIAVVTLGGVEGFAQTLEYKDVAGIFYSRCTSCHHQNGGAPFSMMNWSETSPWCPQIKADLNSGKMPPWSPDTNYTRFLHERIITSTEKSTIINWINQGCSQGDTTKAPPAPTYTKYKLNGTPDLILKIPTFTSNATGSTDAYNCFALPTGLAQDRIIRAFEVIPGNAPIVHHVVIKVDTTGTVNSDLSGGCFTEPGQFDLGVYAPGSFPTIFPGQAPLKAGIKLKAGSKIIMQIHYPAGSGGKQDSTQIRLYFYPLSATGIRTMYVSTLLQNWSMFILANTTPSYTAKYPNSGGLTVPLSVYATFPHSHLICKTMLNYADNGTNTIPLIRINNWDFNWQGFYTFKNLVKLPVGYTIHSSHMYDNTTANPNNPNNPPQNVVAGTSTTDEMLFDSFQYLIYQTGDENIDIGSLFTNDSLLNPPGSVNNILASLSSVFAYPNPFNDFVKIGYELNYPAETSISVYSVFGSEVKNLSAGFNSAGAYTLNWDGRNSSGAKVPAGVYFYTVKAGNSSTSGKIMVLPR, encoded by the coding sequence ATGAAAAAACTTTTCTCTTTTGTTTTCATCGCAGTTGTCACCCTGGGCGGAGTCGAAGGGTTCGCGCAAACTCTGGAATACAAAGACGTGGCGGGAATTTTTTACAGCCGCTGCACCTCGTGCCATCACCAGAATGGCGGAGCGCCTTTTTCCATGATGAACTGGAGTGAAACTTCTCCCTGGTGCCCGCAGATTAAAGCCGATTTGAACAGCGGAAAAATGCCGCCCTGGTCGCCCGATACAAATTACACGCGCTTTCTTCATGAGCGGATTATCACGAGTACAGAAAAAAGCACCATCATTAACTGGATAAACCAGGGATGTTCGCAAGGTGACACCACCAAAGCCCCGCCTGCGCCCACGTATACAAAATATAAATTGAACGGCACTCCCGATTTGATTCTGAAAATTCCCACGTTCACCAGCAATGCCACCGGTTCCACCGATGCGTATAATTGTTTTGCGCTTCCCACCGGATTAGCGCAGGACAGAATCATTCGCGCTTTCGAAGTGATTCCGGGAAACGCGCCCATTGTTCATCACGTGGTAATCAAAGTGGACACTACCGGAACTGTAAACAGCGACCTCAGCGGAGGATGTTTCACCGAGCCGGGGCAATTTGATTTGGGAGTGTATGCGCCCGGAAGTTTCCCCACCATTTTTCCCGGGCAAGCGCCATTAAAGGCAGGAATAAAATTAAAAGCCGGTTCAAAAATAATAATGCAGATTCATTATCCTGCCGGTTCCGGAGGAAAACAAGACAGCACGCAAATCCGCTTGTACTTTTATCCGCTGAGCGCAACCGGAATCCGCACCATGTATGTTTCCACTCTGCTGCAGAACTGGAGCATGTTTATTCTTGCCAACACCACTCCGTCTTATACGGCAAAATATCCTAACAGTGGTGGCTTGACGGTTCCGCTTTCTGTTTACGCAACTTTTCCCCACTCGCATCTCATTTGCAAAACCATGCTGAATTATGCCGATAACGGAACCAACACCATTCCACTGATTCGAATCAACAACTGGGATTTCAACTGGCAGGGATTTTACACCTTCAAGAACCTGGTGAAACTTCCTGTAGGGTATACGATTCATTCCAGCCACATGTATGATAATACTACGGCAAACCCGAACAATCCGAACAACCCTCCGCAAAATGTTGTGGCGGGCACAAGCACTACCGATGAAATGCTTTTCGATTCCTTCCAGTATTTGATTTATCAAACGGGCGATGAGAATATTGACATAGGAAGTTTGTTCACGAATGATTCGCTTTTGAATCCTCCGGGTTCGGTGAATAATATTTTGGCTTCGCTCAGTTCCGTCTTCGCTTACCCGAATCCGTTCAATGATTTTGTGAAGATTGGCTATGAACTTAACTACCCGGCCGAAACTTCCATTTCGGTGTATTCTGTTTTCGGAAGCGAAGTGAAAAATCTTTCTGCCGGATTTAATTCCGCAGGCGCATATACCCTAAACTGGGATGGAAGAAATTCTTCGGGCGCAAAAGTTCCGGCAGGAGTTTATTTCTATACCGTGAAGGCGGGTAACTCCTCCACGAGCGGAAAGATTATGGTTTTGCCGCGGTAA
- a CDS encoding OmpA family protein, producing MKKHFTRLLLPAAYCLLLTGFFACVPQSKFLDEKTKRENCEKDLANCKSSSQKMETELSELKNKMAEEEKQLAGLQKDTSITGTNYRNLVSKYDKLNDLNEKLLDKYNRLLSGSNSESQKLSGQLSSTQEQLQRKEDDLKQLQTQLDQKKKDLDALTDQLKQREQRVKELEDILKQKDEAVNALKKKISDALTGFEGKGLTITQKNGKVYVSMEESLLFATGKWAVEPKGQEVLKKLAKVLETNSDINVMVEGHTDDVPMKGMGDVKDNWDLSAVRATSVVKIITSNSSVDPKRLTAAGRGEYFPLDDSKTKEARAKNRRTEIILTPKLDELLKVLETN from the coding sequence ATGAAAAAACATTTCACCCGCCTGTTACTGCCCGCTGCTTACTGCTTGCTGCTTACCGGCTTTTTCGCCTGCGTTCCGCAAAGCAAATTCCTTGATGAAAAAACCAAGCGCGAGAACTGCGAAAAAGATTTAGCGAACTGCAAATCATCTTCGCAGAAAATGGAAACCGAACTTTCGGAACTGAAAAATAAAATGGCGGAAGAAGAAAAACAATTGGCAGGATTGCAGAAAGACACTTCCATCACCGGCACCAATTACAGAAACCTTGTTTCGAAATACGATAAGTTAAATGATTTGAATGAGAAACTTCTTGATAAATACAACCGGCTGCTTTCCGGAAGCAATTCCGAAAGTCAGAAACTGAGCGGGCAGTTATCCTCCACGCAGGAGCAGTTGCAGCGCAAAGAAGACGACCTCAAGCAACTGCAAACCCAACTTGATCAGAAGAAAAAGGACTTGGACGCGCTCACCGACCAACTCAAGCAGCGCGAGCAGCGCGTGAAAGAACTCGAAGATATTCTCAAGCAGAAAGACGAAGCGGTGAATGCGCTGAAGAAAAAAATCTCCGATGCGCTCACGGGCTTTGAAGGAAAGGGCTTGACCATTACGCAGAAGAACGGGAAAGTATATGTATCCATGGAAGAAAGTTTGCTCTTTGCCACCGGCAAATGGGCGGTAGAACCCAAAGGGCAGGAGGTGCTGAAAAAACTGGCGAAGGTGCTCGAAACAAATTCCGATATAAACGTAATGGTGGAAGGGCATACCGATGATGTGCCCATGAAAGGCATGGGCGATGTGAAAGACAACTGGGATTTGAGCGCGGTGCGCGCCACTTCCGTAGTGAAAATAATTACTTCCAACAGTTCAGTTGACCCCAAGCGCTTAACCGCAGCGGGCAGGGGAGAATATTTTCCGCTCGATGATTCAAAAACAAAAGAAGCCCGCGCCAAAAACCGCAGAACGGAAATCATTCTCACTCCTAAATTAGATGAACTGCTGAAAGTGCTGGAGACGAATTAA
- a CDS encoding GNAT family N-acetyltransferase, translating into MPAILIRSAAEKELPVIERLARSFDLDWENVSWKQFLVAMKGNRIIGFGRLRSYEKFSEVATVGVIPEERNKGIGSSIVKELLRLEPKEIFVTCVIPHFFERLGFTPVKQYPPVLQKKVDFCKCYNFSEEEIFVMRKIK; encoded by the coding sequence ATGCCCGCTATTTTAATTCGTTCCGCTGCCGAAAAAGAGTTGCCTGTGATTGAGCGGCTTGCCAGAAGTTTTGATTTGGATTGGGAAAACGTTTCGTGGAAACAATTTCTGGTTGCGATGAAAGGCAACCGCATTATTGGCTTTGGCAGGTTGCGCTCGTATGAAAAATTTTCGGAAGTGGCAACCGTGGGAGTTATTCCGGAGGAAAGGAACAAAGGCATAGGAAGTTCCATTGTGAAAGAACTTCTTCGTCTTGAACCAAAAGAAATTTTCGTAACGTGCGTGATTCCGCATTTCTTCGAACGGCTGGGTTTTACACCGGTGAAACAATATCCGCCCGTGCTTCAAAAAAAAGTTGACTTTTGCAAATGCTATAATTTTTCGGAAGAAGAAATTTTTGTTATGCGAAAGATAAAATAA
- a CDS encoding T9SS type A sorting domain-containing protein, with amino-acid sequence MKQKLSASGLIPRSAGFLFTLCFSICAFAQNQKAQDTSEEKITRQKMKEEGLPFPVIDKLIQQNKELEAVGRKVNWISMKQNPSANSSCSGMGVENGWGVWQWQMGTNSGGNPPVFTNPPALNPAAPNFSITSGPGIDPNTPGSPSSPSIPYVCPGFGNHSIQIGATCAGDGVVERLTYPLTVTVQDTNFTYAYALVIEDAGHLPNEQPFAGICIYDTTGNPVPCGCFTYTPGTSLPGLYSVNGNGCAPSSIGEYKPWTTVGVNLAAYIGQTVTVVIINADCIYGSHFAYSYWDFLCSSSVPFQPQFCSGQQITLCAPTDPNISYAYQWYLNGSAIPPPAGTQTCITPSPTQGDTFWVHVMQPSVCNFYLLFTPTDTCLSAANEISENEITVFPNPSSGSLFIDFGNKNSGKAEISFSDVMGRIVYATTVPAIGKQAIDVSHSSGIYFLKLKTAYGIVAKKIVIEK; translated from the coding sequence ATGAAACAAAAATTATCTGCCAGCGGATTGATTCCGCGTTCAGCGGGATTCCTCTTTACACTATGCTTTTCCATTTGTGCATTTGCGCAAAATCAAAAAGCGCAAGACACATCGGAGGAAAAAATAACCCGCCAGAAAATGAAAGAAGAAGGTTTGCCTTTTCCTGTGATTGATAAATTAATTCAGCAGAACAAAGAACTTGAAGCGGTCGGAAGAAAAGTTAACTGGATAAGCATGAAACAAAATCCTTCCGCGAATTCCTCCTGTAGCGGAATGGGAGTTGAAAACGGTTGGGGTGTATGGCAATGGCAAATGGGAACCAACAGCGGAGGAAACCCTCCTGTGTTTACGAATCCGCCTGCTCTTAATCCCGCAGCACCCAACTTCAGCATTACTTCCGGACCCGGTATTGACCCCAATACCCCAGGCAGCCCAAGCAGTCCTTCCATCCCCTATGTATGCCCCGGTTTTGGAAATCATTCCATACAAATAGGAGCAACCTGTGCAGGAGACGGTGTTGTGGAACGGCTTACTTATCCGCTAACTGTTACTGTTCAAGACACAAATTTTACTTATGCTTATGCCCTCGTGATAGAGGATGCCGGGCATCTTCCCAATGAGCAGCCCTTTGCCGGTATTTGTATTTATGATACAACCGGAAATCCTGTTCCTTGCGGATGTTTTACATATACTCCCGGAACATCGCTTCCCGGTCTTTACTCGGTGAATGGAAACGGTTGCGCCCCAAGCAGTATTGGCGAGTATAAACCATGGACAACTGTAGGAGTAAATCTTGCAGCGTATATAGGGCAAACAGTAACCGTTGTCATCATCAATGCCGACTGCATTTATGGCAGTCATTTTGCCTATTCCTATTGGGATTTTTTATGTAGTTCTTCTGTACCATTTCAGCCGCAATTTTGCAGCGGGCAGCAAATAACTTTATGCGCCCCTACTGACCCCAATATCAGTTATGCATATCAATGGTATTTAAACGGAAGCGCCATTCCTCCTCCTGCCGGAACACAAACATGTATTACTCCTTCGCCAACACAAGGAGATACTTTTTGGGTTCATGTAATGCAGCCAAGCGTGTGCAATTTTTATTTACTATTCACGCCTACAGATACCTGCCTGAGTGCAGCAAATGAAATTTCAGAAAATGAAATAACTGTTTTTCCGAATCCTTCTTCGGGAAGTTTATTTATTGATTTCGGAAATAAAAATTCCGGCAAGGCAGAAATTTCTTTTAGCGATGTTATGGGAAGAATTGTTTACGCAACAACTGTTCCCGCAATCGGAAAACAAGCAATAGATGTTTCACATTCAAGCGGAATTTATTTTCTGAAATTAAAAACTGCCTACGGAATTGTGGCGAAGAAAATTGTGATTGAGAAATAA
- a CDS encoding ABC transporter substrate-binding protein → MKKIFYLFILGAIISSCGNPVETEGGLRKLKGGKYGGGVLRMNEVEDFRNLYPLDITEVTSHRIANQVYEGLIKLSQKDLSIVPALAESWSKNADATVWTFHLRKGVKFHDADCFDGGKGRAATSKDFKWAFDNLCTASAHNQMYDLTFRGRVKGADEYYQSTKDKKPLEGGVSGVKTPDDYTVEITLNNSFAGFLNILSMPGCYLFPKEALEKYGEDGMRTKAVGTGAFMLKTVKEGEAVILDRNPDYWAKDADGNQLPYLDAVRFSFVKEKKQEILEFRKGNLDMMYRIPTENLQDVLGEFEKAKENKPFELQISPAMATFYYGFLHPVKPFDDKRICLAFNYAIDRKKIVDYTLKGEGIPADYGIVPPAPAFEAQGYNFKSLKGYSYDPDKAKKLLAEAGFPNGKNFPKLILQINNGGGDRNVLTAQVIQSMLKENLNIDVNIETLPFAQSLDKIESGQTLFWRTAWIADYPDPETFLTLLYGPHIPPNLSDRSYVNSVRFKNARYDSLFSTAMREVDDKKRFQLYLQADQTGIDEGAIMPIFYDEIYRLVQTNVKDFDVNAMEYRDVSRVYFVPEKEGKPKS, encoded by the coding sequence ATGAAAAAAATTTTCTACTTATTTATTCTTGGCGCAATCATTTCTTCCTGCGGAAATCCCGTGGAAACCGAAGGCGGTCTTCGCAAACTCAAAGGAGGAAAATATGGCGGAGGCGTTCTCCGCATGAACGAAGTGGAGGACTTCCGCAATTTATATCCGCTCGACATTACCGAAGTTACTTCGCACCGCATTGCCAACCAGGTTTACGAAGGGCTGATTAAACTCTCGCAAAAAGATTTATCCATTGTTCCCGCGCTGGCGGAATCGTGGTCGAAAAATGCCGATGCAACCGTGTGGACTTTTCATCTTCGCAAGGGCGTTAAGTTTCACGATGCCGATTGTTTTGACGGGGGAAAAGGAAGAGCCGCCACTTCCAAAGATTTCAAATGGGCGTTCGATAATCTCTGCACGGCAAGCGCGCATAATCAAATGTACGACCTTACTTTCAGAGGAAGAGTGAAAGGCGCAGACGAATATTACCAGTCCACAAAAGATAAAAAGCCGCTCGAAGGCGGAGTGAGCGGAGTGAAAACACCCGATGATTACACGGTTGAAATCACGCTCAACAATTCGTTTGCCGGCTTCCTGAATATTCTTTCCATGCCCGGCTGTTATTTGTTTCCGAAAGAAGCGCTGGAAAAATATGGCGAAGACGGTATGCGCACAAAAGCCGTGGGCACCGGTGCATTCATGCTGAAAACCGTGAAAGAAGGCGAAGCGGTTATACTCGACAGGAATCCTGATTACTGGGCGAAAGATGCCGATGGAAATCAACTTCCGTATTTGGATGCCGTGCGGTTTTCTTTCGTGAAGGAAAAGAAGCAGGAGATTCTCGAATTCAGAAAAGGAAATCTTGACATGATGTACCGCATTCCCACCGAAAACCTTCAGGATGTGCTGGGCGAATTTGAAAAAGCAAAAGAGAACAAGCCCTTCGAACTTCAAATCAGCCCCGCCATGGCAACTTTCTACTATGGATTTCTGCACCCCGTAAAACCGTTTGACGACAAGCGCATTTGCCTTGCTTTCAATTATGCCATTGACAGGAAAAAAATTGTGGACTACACGTTGAAAGGCGAAGGCATTCCTGCCGACTACGGAATTGTTCCGCCTGCTCCGGCTTTTGAAGCGCAGGGATATAATTTCAAATCGCTGAAAGGATATTCGTATGACCCCGACAAAGCGAAAAAACTTTTAGCCGAAGCAGGATTTCCCAACGGGAAAAATTTTCCGAAACTTATTTTGCAAATCAACAACGGTGGAGGCGACCGCAACGTGCTCACCGCGCAGGTGATTCAAAGCATGCTGAAAGAAAACCTGAACATTGATGTGAACATTGAAACGCTTCCCTTCGCGCAGAGTTTGGATAAAATTGAAAGCGGGCAGACACTGTTCTGGCGCACGGCCTGGATTGCAGATTATCCCGACCCCGAAACTTTTCTCACGCTTCTTTATGGCCCGCACATTCCGCCCAACCTTTCCGACCGCTCGTATGTGAACTCGGTGAGGTTCAAAAATGCAAGGTACGATTCTCTTTTCAGCACTGCCATGCGCGAGGTGGATGATAAAAAAAGATTCCAACTTTACCTGCAAGCCGACCAGACGGGAATTGACGAAGGCGCCATCATGCCGATTTTTTACGATGAGATTTACCGCCTTGTGCAAACTAACGTAAAGGACTTTGACGTGAATGCCATGGAATACCGCGATGTATCGCGCGTTTATTTTGTGCCGGAAAAAGAAGGTAAACCAAAATCCTGA